From Streptomyces sp. NBC_00690, a single genomic window includes:
- a CDS encoding cupin domain-containing protein, with translation MMQTSTDSTTPDIDVEQYYAGLDSFSVEPLWRNTDPRLLPTEPKSRALPHVWRYDDVRAQLMTAGQLISAEEAERRVLMLINPGLAKKVETANNLYAGIQLVLPGEIAPMHKHAAAAFRFVIEGSGAYTAVDGERAHMHPGDIVLTPSWAWHDHGNFTDEPVVWMDGLDLPLINKLEANFFVDGPDRVQEELRSADSTERLYANSRLNPAWQTWDKPYSPVINYPWSQTEQLLKAALDDWSGSPTDGVIFEFTNPHSGGSIMPTMGAYIQALPARMHTEAHQHTSSVIYHVVRGRGRTIVDGEVLDWSEHDTFTVPGWSVHEHINTENEPAILFSHTDIPVLKALGFYQERTCQRQG, from the coding sequence ATGATGCAGACCAGCACGGACAGTACGACGCCCGACATCGACGTGGAGCAGTACTACGCGGGCCTCGACTCGTTCAGCGTCGAGCCGCTGTGGCGCAACACCGACCCACGACTGCTGCCGACCGAGCCGAAGAGCCGTGCACTGCCGCACGTCTGGCGGTACGACGATGTCCGCGCCCAACTGATGACCGCGGGCCAACTGATCAGCGCAGAGGAGGCGGAGCGACGTGTCCTGATGCTGATCAACCCCGGGTTGGCCAAGAAGGTGGAGACCGCGAACAACCTCTACGCGGGGATCCAGTTGGTGCTGCCGGGCGAGATCGCACCGATGCACAAGCATGCCGCTGCTGCCTTCCGGTTCGTCATCGAAGGCTCGGGCGCCTACACCGCAGTGGATGGCGAGCGCGCGCATATGCACCCCGGCGACATCGTGCTCACCCCCTCCTGGGCCTGGCACGACCACGGCAACTTCACCGACGAGCCGGTGGTGTGGATGGACGGGCTCGACCTTCCACTGATCAACAAGCTCGAAGCGAACTTCTTCGTCGACGGCCCGGACCGCGTCCAGGAGGAGTTGCGTTCCGCGGACTCGACCGAACGTCTCTATGCCAACAGCAGGCTCAACCCGGCCTGGCAGACGTGGGACAAGCCGTACTCGCCCGTCATCAACTACCCCTGGAGTCAGACAGAGCAGTTGCTCAAGGCCGCCCTCGACGACTGGAGCGGCTCGCCCACCGACGGCGTCATCTTCGAGTTCACCAACCCCCACAGCGGCGGTTCCATCATGCCGACCATGGGCGCCTACATCCAGGCGCTGCCGGCCAGGATGCACACCGAGGCGCATCAGCACACCAGTAGTGTGATCTACCACGTGGTACGCGGCCGGGGGCGGACGATCGTGGACGGCGAGGTGCTGGACTGGTCCGAACACGACACCTTCACGGTGCCGGGATGGTCGGTGCACGAGCACATCAACACCGAGAACGAGCCGGCGATCCTCTTCTCGCACACCGACATCCCGGTGCTCAAGGCCCTCGGCTTCTACCAGGAGCGGACATGCCAGCGGCAGGGGTGA
- a CDS encoding ATP-binding cassette domain-containing protein, with translation MPTRRQGNGHSPLTAIPAVSAVGLRKSYDGNLVLDGIDLHIPAGSVFALLGPNGAGKTTAVKILSTLVTADAGDLHVDGHNLAADPQAVRASIGVTGQFSAVDNLITGEENMLLMADLHHLSKSEGRRIAAELLERFELVEAAKKPALTYSGGMKRRLDLAMTLVGSPRIIFLDEPTTGLDPRSRHNMWGIIRGLVSDGVTVFLTTQYLDEADELADHIAVLNDGKIAAEGSAEELKRLVPGGHIRLRFTDPVAYQSAAGALREVSRDEEALSLSIPSDGSQRELRSILDRLDSAGIEADELTVHTPDLDDVFFALTGPANVVPNQSKETVR, from the coding sequence ATGCCCACGCGCAGGCAAGGCAACGGTCATTCGCCGCTGACCGCCATCCCCGCCGTCTCCGCCGTCGGGCTACGCAAGTCATACGACGGAAATCTCGTGCTCGACGGTATCGATCTGCACATCCCGGCCGGGTCTGTGTTCGCGCTGCTCGGCCCGAACGGCGCCGGCAAGACCACCGCCGTCAAAATCCTGTCCACGCTCGTCACCGCCGACGCCGGTGACCTGCACGTCGACGGGCACAACCTGGCCGCCGACCCACAGGCGGTCCGGGCCTCAATCGGTGTCACAGGACAGTTCTCCGCCGTTGACAACTTGATCACCGGCGAAGAGAACATGCTCCTCATGGCGGACCTGCACCACCTGTCCAAGAGCGAGGGGCGGCGGATCGCTGCCGAGCTCCTGGAGCGCTTCGAACTGGTGGAGGCTGCGAAGAAGCCCGCTTTGACCTACTCCGGCGGTATGAAGCGCCGCCTGGACCTCGCGATGACACTGGTCGGCAGCCCGCGGATCATCTTCCTCGACGAGCCGACCACAGGGCTCGACCCACGATCCCGCCACAACATGTGGGGCATCATCCGTGGCCTCGTCTCCGACGGCGTCACCGTCTTCCTCACCACTCAGTACCTGGACGAGGCCGACGAACTCGCCGATCACATAGCCGTGTTGAACGATGGCAAGATCGCCGCTGAGGGCTCAGCCGAGGAACTCAAGCGGCTCGTTCCCGGCGGGCACATCCGGCTCCGCTTCACCGATCCGGTCGCATACCAGTCAGCCGCTGGCGCCCTGCGCGAGGTCAGCCGGGACGAAGAAGCACTGTCGCTGTCCATCCCCAGCGACGGCAGTCAGCGCGAACTGCGCTCCATTCTCGACCGGCTGGACTCGGCCGGCATCGAGGCGGACGAACTGACCGTCCACACCCCCGACCTCGACGATGTGTTCTTCGCTCTGACCGGCCCGGCCAATGTCGTCCCCAACCAGTCCAAGGAGACCGTTCGATGA
- a CDS encoding ABC transporter permease, which translates to MSSLSLAIRDSNTMLRRNLLHAWRYPSGTLNLLLTPIMMLLLFVYIFGDVMSAGIGGAAANRSDYIAYIVPGLLLMTVGSTVIGAAVSVCVDMTQGLTARFRTMAIYRGSLLVGHVVGGVLQCLMSVVLVGAVGVAMGFRSTDATALEWVAALGLITLFALALTWIAVGMGAASPNPEAAGNMAMPLILLPLISSAFIPAGTMPGWFQPIAEYQPFTPAIETLRGLLLGTEIGNNGWIAIAWCVGLTALGYRWSTAQFNRDPK; encoded by the coding sequence ATGAGCTCACTCTCTCTCGCCATCCGCGACTCGAACACGATGCTGCGCCGCAACCTCCTGCACGCATGGCGCTACCCGTCCGGGACCCTGAACCTACTGCTCACGCCGATCATGATGCTGCTGCTCTTCGTCTACATCTTCGGCGACGTGATGAGCGCCGGCATCGGTGGCGCCGCCGCGAACCGATCCGACTACATCGCCTACATCGTTCCTGGCTTGCTGCTGATGACCGTCGGCAGCACCGTGATCGGGGCCGCGGTGTCCGTCTGCGTTGACATGACCCAGGGCCTCACCGCCCGCTTCCGCACGATGGCGATCTACCGGGGCTCTCTGCTCGTCGGGCATGTCGTCGGCGGCGTGCTGCAGTGCCTGATGAGCGTGGTACTCGTCGGCGCCGTCGGTGTGGCGATGGGCTTTCGGTCCACGGACGCCACGGCACTGGAGTGGGTCGCAGCACTTGGGCTGATCACACTGTTCGCTCTGGCACTCACCTGGATCGCAGTGGGGATGGGGGCGGCCAGTCCGAACCCCGAGGCGGCGGGCAACATGGCCATGCCGCTGATCCTCCTGCCGCTCATCTCCAGCGCCTTCATCCCGGCCGGTACGATGCCGGGCTGGTTCCAGCCGATCGCCGAGTACCAGCCCTTCACCCCTGCGATCGAGACCCTCCGTGGCCTCCTCCTGGGCACCGAAATCGGCAACAACGGCTGGATCGCGATCGCCTGGTGCGTCGGCCTGACCGCGCTCGGCTACCGCTGGTCGACGGCGCAGTTCAACCGCGACCCGAAGTAG
- a CDS encoding VOC family protein: MSVDTEAEPMQIPRPVEPVTKPKGLGIYRTGHVALFSPDPAASAEYAVSHLGFQHAGHDDAGRYYLAGHGPDAYSLVYTPGVSGLETISYIVTDDAAFEEAASMLAKAGVDFTRNDEISQFRPGSTLSFRTPAGHPIELRTGFVPDVPVAASTRRPSVAPAPIASDHVVLRTVDMDGEIEYVKTNLGLMESSQIQLPDTSPLMAFFRGSKLYHCMALARAEVNGLHHVQFTVKDAAAVLEASEVMTKNDVEILWGPVRHGPGHNVAIYFRDHVGHILEFSSEEMTILDDENYSPTHWSVTDPRSADEWGTFPPESFK; this comes from the coding sequence ATGTCTGTCGACACCGAAGCCGAACCGATGCAGATCCCGCGACCGGTCGAACCCGTCACCAAGCCGAAGGGTCTGGGCATCTACCGTACCGGCCATGTCGCGCTGTTCAGCCCCGACCCGGCGGCCTCGGCCGAGTACGCGGTCAGTCACCTGGGCTTCCAGCACGCCGGGCACGACGACGCAGGCCGCTATTACCTGGCGGGCCACGGGCCGGACGCCTACTCGCTCGTCTACACGCCGGGTGTGAGCGGCCTGGAGACCATCTCCTACATCGTCACCGACGACGCGGCGTTCGAGGAGGCCGCCTCCATGCTCGCGAAGGCCGGCGTCGACTTCACACGCAATGACGAGATCTCGCAGTTCCGCCCAGGATCCACCTTGAGCTTCCGGACCCCTGCCGGCCACCCAATCGAGCTCAGGACCGGCTTCGTACCAGACGTACCGGTGGCCGCTTCGACCCGGCGGCCGTCCGTGGCACCGGCGCCGATCGCCTCCGACCACGTGGTGCTGCGCACGGTCGACATGGACGGCGAAATCGAGTACGTGAAGACGAACCTGGGTCTGATGGAGAGCTCTCAGATCCAACTGCCCGACACTTCACCACTGATGGCCTTCTTCCGCGGCAGCAAGCTCTACCACTGCATGGCGCTGGCACGCGCCGAGGTGAACGGGCTGCACCACGTGCAGTTCACGGTCAAGGACGCCGCCGCAGTGTTGGAGGCATCGGAGGTGATGACGAAGAACGACGTCGAGATCCTGTGGGGTCCGGTGCGCCACGGTCCCGGTCACAACGTGGCGATCTACTTCCGCGACCACGTCGGGCACATTCTGGAGTTCTCGTCGGAGGAGATGACGATCCTCGACGATGAGAACTACTCACCGACGCACTGGTCGGTGACCGATCCCCGCTCCGCTGACGAATGGGGCACCTTCCCACCGGAGAGCTTCAAGTAG
- a CDS encoding amidohydrolase family protein, translating into MTAARTLLRGGRIVSMDPTVGDLIGDVLIENGTIAAIGPDLAIAEGSADIVDASRHIVLPGFIDSHRHLFQALMRGLAADWSLFQYFTTMFGMLGPHMTPEHMSLGTALGAYDSLDSGVTTVFDYSHNQSSPEHTDEAVRALQASGIRAVFGYGGAMSEQLEILSPPFTSTTPSNEAEIRRVRSRYFSSDSGLVTMGLAVRGPDSSPLDVVRADFALGRELGLRINTHIGMAVLDPQGRPNVTRLHRAGLLGDDLIFGHCNLLTDEEFRLMADAGVSVSVTPEDESAMGHGWPPITQLLKAGIRPNIGIDTCMAVGGDPFTAMRFALAVPRGLANQQSLENGANPWQLELSARDVLEFATIEGARALGMEDVTGSLTPGKQADIVMIRTDHISMTPVLDPVASIVHHASRQTVDTVFVAGRAVKRGGALIAADAAGISRRAVDTVGELLEAAGVTPGWAPPPPPHPGDH; encoded by the coding sequence ATGACGGCAGCGCGCACGCTGTTGCGAGGCGGCCGGATCGTGTCCATGGATCCGACCGTCGGTGACCTGATCGGCGACGTACTCATCGAGAACGGAACGATCGCCGCGATCGGCCCCGATCTGGCGATCGCCGAAGGCAGCGCCGACATCGTCGATGCCTCACGGCACATCGTGCTCCCCGGCTTCATCGACTCACATCGCCATCTGTTCCAGGCGCTCATGCGCGGATTGGCGGCCGACTGGTCCCTGTTCCAGTACTTCACAACGATGTTCGGGATGCTCGGCCCGCATATGACGCCGGAGCACATGTCCCTGGGCACCGCCCTCGGTGCCTACGACTCCCTCGACTCGGGAGTCACCACCGTCTTCGACTACTCCCACAACCAGTCTTCGCCCGAGCACACCGACGAGGCCGTGCGCGCGCTGCAAGCCAGCGGCATCCGCGCGGTGTTCGGCTACGGCGGAGCGATGTCCGAACAACTGGAAATCCTCTCGCCCCCGTTCACCAGCACCACTCCCAGCAACGAGGCCGAGATCCGCCGGGTGCGCAGTCGATACTTCTCCTCCGACTCGGGGCTCGTCACCATGGGTCTGGCGGTACGCGGACCGGACTCCTCGCCCCTGGACGTCGTACGGGCCGATTTCGCACTCGGCCGCGAACTGGGGCTGCGGATCAACACCCACATCGGTATGGCGGTGCTCGATCCGCAGGGCCGACCCAATGTGACCCGGCTGCACAGGGCGGGGCTCCTCGGCGACGACCTGATCTTCGGTCACTGCAACCTGCTCACCGATGAGGAGTTCCGGCTGATGGCCGACGCCGGCGTATCGGTGTCGGTGACCCCCGAGGACGAGTCCGCCATGGGACACGGCTGGCCGCCGATCACCCAGCTACTGAAGGCAGGCATCAGGCCGAACATCGGCATCGACACCTGTATGGCCGTCGGCGGCGATCCGTTCACAGCGATGCGCTTCGCACTGGCAGTGCCGCGCGGCCTGGCCAACCAGCAGTCGCTGGAGAACGGGGCCAACCCGTGGCAGCTCGAACTATCCGCGCGGGACGTGCTCGAATTCGCGACCATCGAGGGCGCCCGCGCATTGGGAATGGAGGATGTCACCGGCAGCCTCACCCCGGGTAAGCAGGCCGACATCGTCATGATCCGCACGGATCACATCTCGATGACTCCGGTCCTCGACCCGGTCGCCTCGATCGTTCACCACGCCAGCCGTCAGACCGTAGACACCGTCTTCGTCGCAGGCCGGGCCGTCAAACGCGGCGGCGCACTCATCGCGGCCGACGCGGCAGGGATCAGCCGGCGGGCCGTCGACACCGTCGGTGAGCTGCTGGAGGCGGCCGGCGTCACACCCGGGTGGGCTCCACCGCCACCTCCGCACCCGGGGGACCACTGA
- a CDS encoding DUF1048 domain-containing protein: MGIQDIIEGKKQWRAHMARVKALPPDYRIVYKEMQKYLFKVGPVDLSDGPLLPGIVEFFEEGAAAGKGVLELIGSDVAAFCDELVKDSRTYADVYQESISGNPGTADT; encoded by the coding sequence GTGGGCATCCAGGACATCATCGAGGGCAAGAAGCAGTGGCGAGCGCACATGGCTCGGGTCAAGGCGCTCCCGCCGGACTACCGGATCGTCTACAAGGAGATGCAGAAGTACCTGTTCAAGGTCGGACCGGTCGACCTGTCTGACGGACCTCTGCTCCCCGGGATCGTCGAGTTCTTCGAGGAGGGCGCCGCCGCTGGCAAGGGGGTCCTGGAACTCATCGGCAGCGACGTCGCCGCGTTCTGCGATGAGCTGGTCAAGGACTCACGTACCTATGCGGACGTCTACCAGGAGTCCATCAGCGGCAACCCCGGCACGGCCGACACGTAG
- a CDS encoding nuclear transport factor 2 family protein gives MTSSTARNDYARDRAAIEDTVAAFVLALDARDIKRAVGCLAERVTWNYESVTGRPATVLGPEELEARWNATIVHTDASQHFLSLPHISTEGDHATCIVHARVEMRLANPGGSPYTATNGTYTFGLVRAGSGWLLDSVTMGLLWTDGNPRIMELAAEKGQQR, from the coding sequence ATGACAAGCTCCACAGCACGAAATGACTATGCGCGGGACCGCGCGGCGATCGAGGACACCGTCGCGGCCTTCGTCCTCGCGCTGGACGCCCGGGACATCAAACGCGCAGTGGGATGCCTGGCCGAACGGGTCACCTGGAACTACGAGTCCGTCACCGGTCGCCCCGCCACCGTACTCGGCCCCGAAGAGCTAGAAGCCCGATGGAACGCCACCATCGTGCACACCGATGCCTCACAGCACTTCCTGTCACTGCCCCACATCAGCACCGAAGGCGACCACGCGACCTGCATCGTGCACGCCCGGGTCGAGATGCGACTGGCGAACCCCGGTGGCAGCCCCTACACGGCGACCAACGGAACGTACACCTTCGGCCTGGTCCGCGCCGGGTCCGGGTGGCTGCTCGACTCGGTGACGATGGGGCTCCTGTGGACCGACGGCAACCCGCGCATCATGGAGTTGGCAGCCGAAAAGGGCCAGCAGCGATGA
- a CDS encoding DUF1048 domain-containing protein — translation MNFWETITGSDLTRDWKAFEARAQALPDDYRAAWDQIKVHLLPHGDFTGRNLIPILDAALGLLEETAAEGQSVDDVLGDDIPGFCAALAGGEEARTYRDRWREQLNRNVARKLNRLGG, via the coding sequence ATGAACTTCTGGGAGACCATCACCGGCAGCGATCTCACCAGGGATTGGAAGGCGTTCGAAGCCCGGGCCCAGGCCCTGCCGGACGACTATCGGGCGGCGTGGGACCAGATCAAGGTCCACCTCCTTCCTCACGGGGACTTCACCGGCCGCAACTTGATACCGATCCTGGACGCCGCGCTGGGGTTGCTCGAAGAAACAGCGGCGGAGGGACAGAGCGTCGACGACGTCCTCGGCGACGACATCCCGGGCTTTTGCGCGGCGCTGGCGGGTGGGGAAGAGGCTCGAACTTATCGCGACCGATGGCGCGAGCAGTTGAACAGGAACGTCGCGAGGAAACTGAACCGGCTGGGAGGCTGA
- a CDS encoding fumarylacetoacetate hydrolase family protein yields the protein MRLVTYSDPSGRSAPGADVPGLGVVDLSRVLDAHGVEVPTTVADLFRRGPEYLDAVRGVLAKVTADVQRIEDPGWLVPQPATLLAPLGERVQIVAAGVNYRSHVLEMGGDAPRKAAWFVKSPHSVIGPDASIRIPAGAPDMVDFEGEFCVVFGRSCHAVTAADAMDYIGGYTIINDVSARDEVPRIASATTPEDGRWAWTDMLLGKQYPTFCPMGPAVVTADEITDPENLTIKTTLNGRLMQDGHTSDLLTGIAELIEQLSQYFAFEPGDVLSTGTPAGVGMGRKPPVFMHAGDEIRVSVEGIGELVNHVVGP from the coding sequence ATGCGTCTCGTTACCTATTCGGATCCGTCCGGACGTTCTGCCCCTGGTGCCGATGTTCCGGGCCTGGGTGTGGTCGACCTGTCACGCGTGCTGGACGCACACGGTGTGGAGGTTCCCACCACCGTCGCCGATCTCTTCCGACGTGGACCGGAGTACCTGGACGCCGTACGAGGGGTACTGGCGAAGGTCACCGCAGATGTCCAGCGGATCGAGGACCCGGGATGGTTGGTTCCGCAGCCCGCCACCCTGCTTGCGCCATTGGGTGAGCGCGTCCAGATCGTGGCCGCCGGCGTCAACTACCGTTCCCACGTGCTGGAGATGGGCGGAGATGCGCCGAGGAAGGCCGCATGGTTCGTCAAGTCGCCGCACTCGGTGATCGGCCCCGATGCATCGATCCGAATCCCCGCCGGAGCCCCGGACATGGTCGATTTCGAGGGCGAGTTCTGTGTGGTCTTCGGCCGCAGCTGTCACGCGGTCACAGCAGCCGACGCAATGGACTACATCGGCGGCTACACCATCATCAACGATGTGTCCGCCCGGGATGAGGTCCCCCGAATCGCCAGTGCCACCACCCCGGAGGACGGGCGTTGGGCATGGACGGACATGCTCCTCGGCAAGCAGTATCCAACCTTCTGTCCGATGGGGCCTGCCGTGGTCACCGCGGATGAGATCACCGACCCCGAGAACCTGACGATCAAGACCACGCTGAACGGCCGGCTCATGCAGGACGGACACACCTCGGACCTGCTGACGGGTATCGCCGAACTCATCGAGCAGTTGTCCCAGTACTTTGCCTTCGAACCCGGCGATGTACTGAGCACGGGCACACCGGCCGGAGTCGGCATGGGCCGCAAGCCCCCGGTGTTCATGCACGCCGGTGACGAGATCCGCGTCAGCGTCGAGGGAATCGGCGAACTGGTGAACCACGTGGTCGGTCCCTGA
- a CDS encoding NAD(P)-dependent oxidoreductase has protein sequence MTTQGSDLTVGLIAPGKIGLPFAANLIADGYSVWGYRRSSMADFEAIGGKAATSAKEVAERADIIFTCVTSADALDDVISGEHGLLAAGRSDLLVVDIGAMALSRKEAARDVLAAAGITMLDAPVSGTPPMVAERKGTVFASGEASALERVRPALEALGRVIATGEFGSGSKMKFVANTLTFVHITAAAEAIALAKAVGLDTQLVIDTIKPSAAASTMFNVRAPMMAEGQTRPVKGTVSGAVEVAEAIMATAAEVGAAMPLLGTVHRICEAACAQGYGEEDIAVLVAVLESESADAIAGGLAPVGSTR, from the coding sequence GTGACGACCCAAGGCTCCGACCTCACTGTCGGTCTTATCGCCCCCGGCAAGATCGGCCTGCCGTTCGCGGCGAACCTCATCGCCGACGGCTACTCCGTGTGGGGCTATCGACGCAGTTCGATGGCGGACTTCGAGGCCATCGGCGGCAAGGCGGCCACTTCCGCGAAGGAGGTCGCGGAACGCGCCGACATCATCTTCACGTGCGTGACCTCGGCAGACGCACTCGACGATGTGATCAGCGGTGAACACGGGCTGCTCGCCGCCGGTCGGTCCGACCTGCTCGTGGTCGACATCGGAGCGATGGCGCTGAGCCGCAAGGAAGCCGCTCGCGACGTCCTGGCGGCTGCGGGCATCACCATGCTCGACGCTCCGGTCAGCGGCACCCCGCCGATGGTGGCAGAGCGCAAGGGAACAGTGTTCGCCAGCGGCGAGGCGAGCGCACTCGAACGGGTCCGTCCGGCGCTCGAAGCCCTGGGCAGGGTCATCGCCACCGGCGAGTTCGGCTCGGGCTCCAAGATGAAGTTCGTCGCCAACACACTGACGTTCGTCCACATCACGGCCGCCGCGGAGGCGATCGCCCTGGCAAAGGCCGTGGGCCTGGACACGCAGTTGGTCATCGACACGATCAAGCCGTCCGCCGCGGCGTCGACGATGTTCAACGTACGCGCGCCGATGATGGCCGAGGGTCAGACCCGTCCCGTGAAGGGAACGGTCTCCGGTGCGGTCGAGGTGGCCGAGGCCATCATGGCCACCGCGGCCGAAGTCGGTGCGGCGATGCCGCTCCTGGGCACCGTGCACCGGATCTGTGAAGCCGCCTGCGCACAGGGCTACGGCGAGGAGGACATCGCCGTCCTCGTCGCGGTGCTGGAATCCGAGTCGGCCGATGCCATCGCCGGGGGCCTCGCGCCCGTGGGCAGTACCCGCTGA
- a CDS encoding PadR family transcriptional regulator has protein sequence MDDLTEMLKGTLEGCVLEIIGGEETYGYAITRRLNELGFADVVEGTVYTILLRLERHKLVQVTKRPSGVGPPRKFYALNDAGREELAKFWTKWQYVSSRIDRLKEGER, from the coding sequence ATGGATGACCTGACGGAGATGCTGAAAGGCACGCTCGAAGGGTGCGTGCTCGAAATCATCGGCGGCGAGGAAACCTACGGATACGCCATCACTCGTCGACTGAACGAGCTCGGCTTCGCCGACGTCGTCGAGGGAACGGTGTACACCATCTTGTTGCGACTGGAGCGGCACAAACTCGTCCAGGTGACGAAACGACCGTCCGGCGTCGGCCCGCCGCGCAAGTTCTACGCGCTCAACGACGCCGGACGCGAGGAGCTCGCGAAGTTCTGGACGAAATGGCAGTACGTCTCATCACGCATCGACAGGCTCAAGGAGGGCGAGCGATGA
- a CDS encoding YciI family protein, with protein MTAAMPNPTAGSLNKQFFVIFSDPGPRPEELVAHIPAHLAYLTGLEKQGALLMSGPFLDATGNPGPNGMLIVRATSTDAAAALAAADPFHSSGARSFRIEEWQVHQGRIEIAVDFSDRSYHLR; from the coding sequence ATGACCGCGGCGATGCCGAACCCCACTGCGGGCTCGCTGAACAAGCAGTTCTTCGTGATCTTCTCCGACCCCGGACCCCGACCGGAAGAACTCGTCGCTCACATCCCTGCACACCTGGCCTACCTCACCGGGCTGGAAAAGCAGGGCGCGCTCCTGATGTCGGGGCCGTTCCTCGATGCGACGGGCAACCCCGGGCCCAACGGCATGCTGATCGTACGGGCCACGAGCACCGACGCCGCCGCCGCCCTCGCCGCGGCCGATCCCTTCCACAGCAGCGGCGCCCGGTCGTTCCGGATCGAGGAGTGGCAGGTGCACCAAGGGCGTATTGAAATCGCCGTCGACTTCTCGGACCGCAGCTACCACCTGCGCTGA
- a CDS encoding fumarylacetoacetate hydrolase family protein, translating to MRIALFDQYRIGIVDGASVRDVTDVVDSRWHGTPYVINQLIEHFDELKEPLRTALASAPERSLAEVTLLPPIPRPGQVLAAPANYHAHVAEMTDSQYRPTNQQALRSPSDVGFFVKSSASISGPADAIELPPMPGRAFHHEVELGIVIGKPARGVPAEQVTDHIFGYLILLDLTLRTEGERQEERTMRKSFETFTPIGPFIVTADEVTDPSNLGLRLWVNDELRQQANTRDLIVGIDDLIEQASSVVTLRPGDIYATGTPEGVGPIEAGDVVRAEIDGLGELSLPVVTRKW from the coding sequence ATGCGCATCGCACTCTTCGACCAGTACCGCATCGGCATCGTCGACGGCGCCTCAGTGCGTGACGTCACCGACGTCGTCGACAGCCGATGGCACGGTACTCCCTATGTGATCAACCAGCTGATCGAGCACTTCGACGAGCTCAAAGAACCGCTGCGCACAGCGCTGGCCTCGGCGCCGGAGCGCTCGCTCGCCGAAGTGACCCTGCTGCCGCCGATCCCGCGTCCGGGACAGGTGCTCGCAGCACCGGCCAACTACCATGCGCACGTCGCCGAGATGACCGACTCGCAGTATCGACCGACCAACCAACAGGCCCTGCGGTCGCCCAGTGACGTGGGTTTCTTCGTCAAGAGCTCCGCATCGATCTCAGGGCCGGCCGACGCGATCGAACTGCCCCCCATGCCCGGCCGTGCCTTCCACCACGAGGTGGAACTGGGGATCGTCATCGGCAAGCCCGCCCGGGGCGTACCCGCCGAGCAGGTGACCGACCACATCTTCGGCTACCTCATCCTGCTGGACCTGACCCTGCGCACCGAGGGCGAGCGGCAGGAAGAACGGACGATGCGCAAGTCGTTCGAGACCTTCACACCGATCGGCCCGTTCATCGTCACCGCCGACGAGGTGACCGACCCCAGCAACCTCGGCCTGAGGTTGTGGGTCAACGACGAACTGCGCCAGCAGGCCAACACCCGCGACCTGATCGTCGGTATCGACGACCTGATCGAGCAGGCGAGCAGCGTTGTGACGCTGCGGCCGGGCGACATCTACGCGACCGGGACGCCGGAGGGAGTCGGCCCGATCGAGGCGGGCGATGTCGTACGTGCCGAGATCGACGGGCTGGGCGAACTGAGCCTTCCCGTCGTGACGCGCAAGTGGTGA